In the genome of Bacteroidota bacterium, one region contains:
- a CDS encoding aldehyde dehydrogenase family protein, translating into MTTLAKRPAFKARYDHFIGGKFVAPVKGEYFDNYSPIDGKVFTQAARGTKEDIDAALDAAHAAFPSWSKTSVASRSGVLLKIAQVMEDNLEYLATIETIDNGKAIRETRAADLPLCIDHFRYFAGVLRAEEGTISEHDEHTVSINLHEPLGVVGQIIPWNFPLLMASWKMAPALAAGCTVVVKPAEQTPTSIIVLMELIADILPAGVLNIVTGFGPEAGKPLATSPRVAKIAFTGETTTGRLIMQYASENIIPVTMELGGKSPNIFFPSVADADDDFFDKAIEGAVMFALNQGEVCTCPSRILVHESIYDKFMTRVIERVKAIKMGNPLDGTVMMGAQASNDQYEKILSYIKIGKEEGAEVLVGGDLQKLSGEEGGGYYIQPTILKGHNKMRVFQEEIFGPVVCVTTFKTTEEALEIANDTLYGLGAGVWTRDAHELYQVPRAIQAGRVWVNCYHAYPAHAPFGGYKKSGFGRETHKMMLGHYRQTKNMLISYSKQKLGFF; encoded by the coding sequence ATGACAACATTAGCAAAACGTCCGGCATTTAAAGCCAGATACGATCATTTCATTGGTGGCAAATTTGTAGCTCCTGTTAAAGGAGAGTATTTTGATAACTACTCACCTATAGATGGAAAAGTATTTACCCAAGCTGCCCGAGGGACAAAAGAAGATATAGATGCAGCTTTAGATGCAGCTCATGCTGCATTTCCATCATGGAGCAAAACATCAGTAGCAAGCCGCAGTGGTGTGTTGTTAAAAATTGCGCAGGTTATGGAAGATAACTTAGAGTATTTGGCAACCATAGAAACCATAGATAATGGTAAAGCCATCCGCGAAACACGTGCGGCCGATTTGCCATTGTGTATAGACCACTTCCGTTATTTTGCAGGTGTATTACGTGCCGAAGAAGGTACTATTTCAGAACACGATGAACATACTGTAAGTATTAATTTGCACGAACCATTGGGTGTAGTTGGCCAGATTATTCCCTGGAATTTTCCTTTGTTAATGGCTTCATGGAAAATGGCTCCGGCTTTAGCTGCAGGTTGTACTGTAGTAGTTAAACCTGCTGAGCAAACACCTACTTCTATTATTGTATTAATGGAACTGATTGCCGATATTTTACCCGCGGGTGTATTGAATATAGTAACAGGTTTTGGTCCGGAAGCAGGCAAGCCATTGGCTACTTCACCACGTGTAGCTAAAATAGCTTTTACAGGCGAAACCACTACAGGTCGTTTAATTATGCAATATGCTTCGGAAAACATTATTCCTGTAACGATGGAATTAGGTGGTAAATCGCCTAATATATTTTTTCCGTCAGTAGCCGATGCCGATGATGATTTTTTTGATAAAGCCATTGAAGGCGCTGTGATGTTTGCTTTAAACCAGGGTGAAGTATGTACCTGCCCATCGCGTATTTTGGTACACGAAAGCATCTACGATAAATTTATGACCCGTGTTATTGAAAGAGTAAAAGCCATAAAAATGGGTAACCCGTTAGACGGAACCGTTATGATGGGTGCACAAGCTTCTAACGATCAGTACGAGAAAATTTTATCGTATATTAAAATAGGAAAAGAAGAAGGCGCAGAAGTATTAGTGGGTGGTGATTTACAAAAACTAAGTGGCGAAGAAGGTGGAGGTTATTATATACAACCAACCATTTTAAAAGGGCACAATAAAATGCGTGTGTTCCAAGAAGAAATATTTGGTCCTGTAGTATGTGTTACTACATTTAAAACAACCGAAGAAGCATTGGAAATAGCCAACGATACTTTGTATGGTTTGGGAGCCGGTGTATGGACACGCGATGCGCATGAGCTATACCAGGTACCACGCGCTATTCAGGCAGGACGTGTTTGGGTAAATTGCTACCATGCTTATCCTGCGCATGCGCCATTTGGAGGCTATAAAAAATCGGGCTTTGGCAGAGAAACACATAAAATGATGTTGGGTCATTATCGCCAGACAAAAAATATGCTTATTTCATACAGCAAACAAAAATTAGGGTTCTTTTAG
- a CDS encoding AraC family transcriptional regulator has protein sequence MKYHVNPVALSNESQLKTLIENRTAYSLAQCELNVFETHRSSFSVPLTFNSLVITSMLRGKKIMHLFDEKGFDYLPGESVIVPADVTMRIDFPEADAGNPTQCTALAIDSSHIDNTIHYLNESFPKENGSQPWQLNYNQYHYFNNEAIALLTNKLIAICTSSKLNKDIFADLTLKELLVSIMQNQNLNHLSNATYVNNNPLASIMGYIRNNIHEKFQIENLSSKACMSKATFYRVFKRELGISPLEYIFNEKVNRAKEMLKNPTLKIATISDELGFSDANYFIRVFKKMEGITPNQYRLNILAAN, from the coding sequence ATGAAATACCATGTAAATCCGGTTGCACTATCAAACGAATCACAATTAAAAACATTGATTGAAAACCGAACAGCCTACTCATTAGCGCAATGTGAGCTGAACGTTTTTGAAACACACAGGTCTTCATTCAGTGTACCACTTACTTTTAACAGCCTTGTTATAACGAGTATGTTAAGGGGCAAAAAAATTATGCATTTGTTTGATGAAAAAGGCTTTGATTATTTACCGGGCGAAAGTGTAATTGTACCTGCTGATGTTACCATGCGTATAGACTTTCCGGAAGCAGATGCAGGTAACCCTACACAGTGTACGGCACTGGCTATTGATAGTTCACATATTGACAATACTATTCATTACTTAAACGAAAGTTTCCCAAAAGAAAACGGTTCACAGCCGTGGCAATTGAACTACAACCAATACCATTATTTTAACAACGAAGCCATTGCTTTACTCACCAATAAACTAATAGCTATTTGTACCAGCAGTAAACTGAATAAAGATATTTTTGCTGATTTAACTTTAAAAGAATTATTGGTTAGCATTATGCAGAACCAAAATTTAAACCACCTGAGCAATGCCACCTATGTTAATAATAATCCACTGGCATCTATTATGGGTTATATCAGGAATAATATTCATGAAAAATTTCAAATAGAAAATTTAAGCAGTAAAGCCTGTATGAGTAAAGCTACTTTTTACCGGGTTTTTAAAAGAGAGTTAGGTATAAGTCCGCTGGAGTATATATTTAACGAAAAGGTTAACAGAGCTAAAGAGATGCTTAAAAACCCCACCCTGAAAATTGCGACCATTAGCGATGAACTGGGATTTTCGGATGCCAATTATTTTATACGTGTATTTAAAAAAATGGAAGGTATAACACCCAACCAATATCGCTTAAATATACTTGCTGCCAACTAA
- a CDS encoding TonB-dependent receptor yields MNFTLKSILIYSFLSIVSLSVFAQQKSVLSGYIRDNKTGEELIGVSVLIKENGKGAITNEYGFFSLTLPPATYTVSVKYLGYTTVTQTIDLSTSQKLNLELAPQNKELKTVNITSEKKDENLKTTEMSTNKLDMKTISKIPALLGEVDLVRSIQLLPGVSTVGEGASGFNVRGGSIDQNLILLDEAPVYNSSHLFGFFSVFNPDAVKDVKLFKGGINAKYGGRLSSILDVRLKEGNKKHFAAQGGIGLIFSRLTLEGPIKKGKGSYIIAGRRSYGDVLATPFLAGNADFKGFQLYFYDLTVKGNYSLSEKDKVYLSGYMGRDVFGVASFGFNWGNQTLTARWNHIFSDKLFSNTTAFYSNYDYGIGTDNIGAREAFKWTSRIINYSLKQDFTWYLNSKNTINFGGQSIFYQFQPANASFVSGGIRQDINLPYKYALENALYASNDQVINSRISLSYGLRFSTFHYLGKGVRQNYGEGFTSFGREYISSQSFNDFESIQNYFNLEPRAAVKYELNATSSLKASYMRTTQYVHLISNTAASIPLDVWTPSTNNIKPQLSDQVAIGYFKNFGSTKNDYETSVEAYYKTMQNQIDYVDGADLLLNPYLEGQILSGKGRAYGLEFFVKKNTGRLTGFISYTLARTERQVDRINNNDWYPTRFDKLHNLNLVVSYDLTKRWTINTNLVYGSGTPVNLPTNAFVFEGYQVPHNPAAPRNNIRIPDFFRIDLTATVKSKDRKQPDIMPTNFFKRMKYTYEWEIVFGVYNLLGKRNAFAVYPRINDKSPAITELVQFSLFAVPIPAFTYNFKF; encoded by the coding sequence ATGAATTTTACTTTAAAATCAATCCTGATTTATTCCTTTCTAAGCATTGTAAGCCTTTCGGTTTTTGCCCAGCAAAAATCGGTTTTAAGCGGTTACATACGCGATAACAAAACAGGTGAAGAACTTATTGGCGTTTCGGTACTTATTAAAGAAAATGGCAAAGGGGCTATAACCAATGAGTATGGTTTTTTCTCTTTAACGTTGCCTCCGGCTACTTATACCGTAAGTGTAAAATACTTAGGCTACACTACGGTTACGCAAACCATTGACTTAAGCACCAGCCAAAAATTGAATCTGGAACTAGCTCCCCAAAACAAAGAGCTTAAAACGGTTAATATTACCAGCGAGAAAAAAGACGAGAATCTTAAAACAACCGAAATGTCTACTAACAAGTTAGACATGAAAACCATCAGCAAAATTCCTGCCTTGTTAGGCGAGGTTGATTTGGTAAGAAGCATACAGTTACTACCCGGTGTAAGTACTGTGGGCGAAGGCGCTTCCGGCTTCAATGTACGTGGTGGAAGTATTGACCAGAATTTAATTTTATTGGATGAAGCACCTGTATATAACTCATCTCATTTATTCGGTTTCTTCTCTGTATTTAATCCTGATGCGGTTAAAGATGTTAAACTATTCAAGGGCGGAATCAATGCAAAATATGGTGGACGTTTATCATCTATTTTAGATGTACGTTTAAAAGAAGGAAACAAAAAACACTTTGCCGCACAAGGTGGTATTGGCTTAATATTTTCGCGCTTAACATTAGAAGGGCCAATTAAAAAAGGCAAAGGCTCTTACATTATTGCAGGCCGCAGAAGTTATGGCGATGTATTGGCTACTCCTTTTTTAGCGGGCAATGCCGACTTTAAAGGTTTTCAGTTATACTTTTACGACTTAACCGTAAAAGGCAATTATAGCCTGAGCGAAAAAGACAAAGTATATCTTTCAGGCTATATGGGTAGGGATGTTTTTGGCGTAGCTTCATTTGGTTTTAACTGGGGTAACCAAACTTTAACTGCCCGTTGGAACCATATATTCAGCGATAAATTATTTAGCAACACAACAGCCTTTTACAGTAATTACGACTATGGAATTGGCACTGATAATATTGGCGCCAGAGAAGCTTTTAAATGGACTTCGCGTATTATTAACTACAGTTTAAAACAAGATTTTACCTGGTATCTCAACAGTAAAAACACCATTAATTTTGGCGGACAAAGTATATTCTACCAATTTCAACCGGCTAACGCAAGTTTTGTAAGTGGTGGTATCAGGCAGGATATTAATTTGCCTTACAAATACGCTTTGGAAAATGCTTTGTATGCTTCAAATGATCAGGTAATCAATAGCCGCATATCATTGAGCTATGGTTTGCGTTTTTCTACCTTCCATTACTTAGGTAAAGGCGTACGCCAAAATTATGGCGAAGGTTTTACCAGCTTCGGCCGTGAATATATCAGCAGCCAATCGTTCAACGATTTTGAATCTATTCAAAACTATTTTAACTTAGAACCAAGAGCCGCTGTAAAGTATGAGTTGAATGCAACAAGCAGCTTAAAAGCAAGCTATATGCGTACTACGCAGTATGTGCATTTAATATCAAACACAGCTGCTTCTATTCCTTTAGATGTATGGACACCAAGTACCAATAATATCAAGCCACAACTTTCTGATCAGGTAGCCATTGGTTATTTTAAAAACTTTGGCAGCACTAAAAACGATTACGAAACTTCGGTAGAGGCTTATTATAAAACCATGCAAAATCAAATTGACTATGTAGACGGAGCTGACTTATTATTAAACCCTTATTTAGAAGGGCAAATACTAAGTGGCAAAGGCAGGGCTTATGGTTTAGAGTTTTTTGTGAAGAAGAATACTGGCCGCTTAACCGGTTTTATAAGCTATACATTGGCACGTACCGAGCGCCAGGTTGATAGAATAAACAATAACGATTGGTACCCTACCCGTTTTGATAAATTACATAATTTAAACTTAGTGGTAAGTTACGATTTAACCAAACGTTGGACCATTAACACAAATCTGGTATATGGCAGTGGAACACCCGTAAACTTACCTACCAATGCGTTTGTTTTTGAAGGTTATCAGGTGCCGCATAATCCGGCAGCACCCCGAAACAATATTCGTATACCTGACTTTTTCAGAATTGATTTAACGGCTACCGTAAAAAGTAAAGACCGCAAGCAACCGGATATAATGCCTACCAACTTTTTTAAACGAATGAAATACACCTACGAGTGGGAAATAGTATTTGGGGTATATAACCTGTTGGGTAAACGAAATGCCTTTGCGGTGTATCCACGTATCAATGACAAGTCGCCAGCCATTACAGAATTGGTTCAATTCTCATTGTTTGCGGTACCTATACCGGCCTTTACTTACAATTTTAAATTTTAA
- a CDS encoding DUF4249 family protein, whose translation MKTFHKIYIVLLLTITTLSSCIDKIDIDAGKGESQYVIEGQIIYDPLDPAKLIKDTIKISKSIGYTENGQVPKINNATVVIIDSTAGSFFVDTCVSIGNGNYIPNKIIPQPNHSYLLLVRLPEGDTVISYSKINRPCVFYKDSIYTTILNDESLGRTGPGGPLKSGWGYVEMKVIDPAGLGDSYRLKYYVKRNPVATNPYFAESGGFTGWTFYNKVNNLVIVSESNSADNSPNSQLEKEAVFNFPVARSINTVEDDVMKRPAFYPGDSIKVEVYSITKENLFFYARMKTELTNGTGGGFSGLFATPVSNVPSNIFPFGQSKIKVLGWFGASHKVTQATQMTNFNFDIR comes from the coding sequence ATGAAAACATTCCATAAAATATATATAGTGCTATTATTAACCATTACAACACTGAGCAGTTGTATTGATAAAATTGATATAGACGCAGGTAAAGGCGAAAGCCAATATGTAATAGAAGGTCAAATAATATATGACCCTTTAGACCCGGCCAAGCTGATAAAAGATACCATTAAAATAAGCAAATCGATTGGTTATACAGAGAACGGACAAGTACCAAAAATCAACAATGCAACTGTAGTTATTATTGACTCAACAGCAGGTTCGTTTTTTGTTGATACCTGTGTAAGCATTGGCAACGGTAATTATATTCCAAACAAAATAATACCACAACCTAACCACTCTTATTTGTTATTAGTTCGTTTACCTGAAGGCGATACCGTTATTTCTTATTCAAAAATTAACCGTCCTTGTGTATTTTACAAAGACAGTATTTATACTACCATATTAAATGATGAAAGCCTTGGCAGAACAGGACCTGGCGGGCCTTTAAAATCAGGCTGGGGTTATGTGGAAATGAAAGTAATTGACCCTGCAGGTTTAGGCGATAGTTACCGATTGAAATATTATGTAAAACGCAACCCGGTAGCAACCAATCCATACTTTGCTGAGAGTGGAGGTTTCACGGGTTGGACTTTTTATAACAAAGTAAATAACTTAGTTATCGTAAGTGAATCAAACAGTGCTGATAATTCGCCTAACTCGCAGTTAGAAAAAGAAGCCGTTTTCAATTTCCCTGTTGCACGTTCTATCAATACTGTTGAAGATGATGTAATGAAACGCCCAGCCTTTTACCCGGGCGACTCTATAAAGGTTGAAGTGTATAGCATTACCAAAGAAAATCTATTCTTTTATGCACGTATGAAAACAGAATTGACCAATGGAACTGGTGGCGGATTTTCAGGTTTGTTTGCTACACCGGTATCAAACGTTCCTTCCAATATATTTCCTTTCGGTCAATCAAAAATTAAAGTACTGGGTTGGTTTGGCGCATCGCATAAAGTAACGCAGGCTACGCAAATGACTAATTTCAATTTCGACATCCGGTAA
- a CDS encoding BamA/TamA family outer membrane protein has product MQHSVQAQSKLENYINKIYDKLEGDSSKPKKSSFFALPIWGVYPETGWQLGLSLVYLYRYSNDSNTRPSLIRLNGQTTELGQYSVRPYIDIFTKNNRYNIKAIYTYRKFNEYFWGIGNNTAEANKALYDYAQNRLQLRATKQVLKGMYVGLQYEANQINNFDFKGNGLFTSPGILGNNGSFTSGAGLVLSLDNRDKIYFPTKGHFIDITNLFNAKALGSDYTYNNITIDARNYIKLWKENILALQAYGSFNDGDIPFKQLATIGSDAYMRGYYNGRYRDKNSMAFQAELRKKVWGPISLTFFGGFGNVGNTTSVLFENIKPNYGIGFRFLAIRREHVNVRIDYGRGENNIQGFYFTMNEAF; this is encoded by the coding sequence GTGCAACATTCTGTTCAAGCGCAATCAAAGCTGGAAAACTATATCAATAAGATTTACGATAAGTTGGAAGGCGATTCAAGCAAGCCTAAAAAAAGTTCGTTTTTTGCATTACCCATTTGGGGTGTATACCCTGAAACGGGTTGGCAATTGGGGCTGAGTTTGGTTTATTTGTACAGGTATAGCAACGATAGCAATACGCGCCCTTCCTTAATCAGGTTGAATGGGCAAACAACAGAGTTGGGCCAATACAGTGTGCGTCCGTACATCGATATTTTTACTAAAAACAACCGATACAATATAAAAGCCATTTATACTTACAGGAAGTTTAACGAATACTTTTGGGGCATTGGTAATAACACCGCAGAGGCCAATAAAGCACTGTATGATTATGCACAAAACAGGCTGCAATTGCGTGCTACTAAGCAAGTATTAAAAGGTATGTATGTAGGCTTGCAGTACGAAGCCAACCAGATAAATAATTTTGATTTCAAGGGTAATGGTTTGTTCACTTCACCCGGTATATTGGGTAACAACGGAAGCTTTACTTCAGGTGCGGGTTTGGTGTTGAGTTTGGATAACCGCGATAAAATATATTTCCCCACCAAAGGCCATTTTATTGATATAACTAATTTGTTTAATGCAAAAGCTTTGGGCAGTGATTATACCTATAACAATATAACCATTGATGCACGTAATTATATAAAGCTATGGAAAGAAAATATTTTAGCCTTACAGGCCTATGGTAGTTTTAACGATGGCGATATTCCTTTTAAGCAATTGGCTACTATTGGCAGCGATGCATACATGAGGGGTTATTACAATGGTCGTTACAGAGATAAAAACTCTATGGCTTTTCAAGCGGAGTTACGCAAAAAAGTATGGGGTCCTATATCTCTTACTTTTTTTGGTGGCTTTGGCAATGTAGGCAATACTACTTCTGTTTTATTTGAGAACATAAAACCTAATTATGGAATTGGTTTCCGGTTTTTAGCCATCAGACGAGAGCATGTAAACGTGCGTATTGATTACGGGCGGGGAGAAAACAATATACAAGGTTTTTACTTTACCATGAACGAAGCATTTTAA
- a CDS encoding DUF4421 family protein produces MNKNPENYVLIYRFKLLFRVFILLFGLLSSYNSYAQKKDTNYIAQFYRPYNIQLNSWLNNFDFYINPPRFSNSRELLKLSPNLSWQTGVSLGLKYFTVSLGVQVPGTNGDEKTFGRTNFYDFSFSYYQSRWGGEIYSRSFSGIYRTLGVDTNLSIRPDVKILANGLNLFYNFNHRKFSYRSALSMAEFQRKSSGAMLMMCNLGFKSIQADSSLIPPNIDSKQNYGELSQMNHLRLWHINFRPGYAYNFCFKGGTWFISPSAFLGLGLASFMVVNPTTTKKGINFDADTHAKLSMGRNGDQYFWNVFVNYDASLNAFGYPNFVAFQSTSFGFNIGYRFYRLIPKIKWL; encoded by the coding sequence ATGAACAAAAACCCTGAAAATTACGTTTTGATTTACCGGTTCAAACTCCTTTTTAGGGTTTTTATTTTGTTGTTTGGTTTGCTAAGCAGCTATAACAGTTATGCGCAAAAAAAAGACACCAACTATATAGCGCAGTTTTATCGGCCTTATAATATTCAGTTAAACTCTTGGCTAAATAATTTCGATTTTTATATCAATCCGCCACGCTTCAGTAACTCGCGCGAGCTGTTAAAACTGTCGCCTAACTTAAGCTGGCAAACAGGGGTGAGCTTGGGTTTAAAATATTTTACAGTGTCATTAGGTGTGCAGGTACCGGGTACCAATGGCGATGAAAAAACTTTTGGGCGAACCAACTTTTACGACTTCTCATTCAGTTACTACCAGTCGCGCTGGGGAGGAGAAATATACTCACGCTCCTTTAGCGGTATATACCGTACTTTGGGGGTTGATACCAATTTATCAATACGGCCCGATGTAAAAATATTGGCAAATGGCTTAAACTTATTTTATAACTTTAACCACCGCAAGTTTTCTTACCGCAGTGCTTTGTCTATGGCCGAGTTCCAGCGTAAGTCGTCAGGGGCCATGTTAATGATGTGTAACCTGGGTTTTAAATCTATCCAGGCAGACTCCTCATTAATACCTCCCAATATTGACTCAAAGCAGAATTATGGCGAGTTAAGCCAGATGAATCATTTGCGCTTATGGCATATTAATTTCAGGCCGGGTTATGCCTATAATTTTTGTTTTAAAGGTGGCACTTGGTTTATTTCTCCTTCGGCTTTTTTAGGCTTGGGATTAGCCTCTTTTATGGTGGTGAATCCTACCACAACGAAGAAAGGAATAAACTTTGATGCGGATACGCACGCAAAACTTTCGATGGGTAGGAATGGCGACCAATATTTCTGGAATGTGTTTGTGAATTACGATGCCAGCTTAAATGCTTTTGGTTATCCTAATTTTGTGGCCTTTCAATCAACCAGTTTTGGATTTAATATAGGCTATCGGTTTTACAGATTGATACCCAAAATTAAGTGGTTATAA
- a CDS encoding amino acid--tRNA ligase-related protein, translated as MQQFLVKDLKNYEGQQVTLKGWASNRRDSKGIYFIVLRDGTGWCQCVVSAETVSAEVFEKCKNITLETAIEVTGTIRMDEKQMGGFEVQVSDLNIIAIAEEYPISKKEHGVDFLMDKRHLWLRSQRQWAIMKIRNQLIYAIHNFFQKQGFVQMDAPLFTGNASEGTSNLFETDFYGDPAYLSQSGQLYGEAMAFAMGKIYTFGPTFRAEKSKTRRHLSEFWMIEPEMVFFDIFQNMDLIEDFLRTVVGEVLANCENELAIIGRDTTVLKNITQVFPRLTYDEAVSIIKGEKDVDGMNSIKTLEADLAAVEAKIVEANAEITEREEKIKTPGMKKGEIGFNQAKIDKLKQELKDLEEEARNIPGWLNSARNFEYGNDFGGSDETVLTRLFSVPVMVYNWPHEVKAFYLKRDPNNANFARGVDVLAPEGYGEIVGGGERETDVNLLTDKINEHQLPMEVFEWYLDLRRYGSVPHAGFGLGLERLVAWVCKLPHVRESIPFPRMYGRLLP; from the coding sequence ATGCAGCAATTTTTAGTTAAAGATTTAAAAAACTACGAAGGCCAACAGGTAACATTAAAGGGCTGGGCCAGCAATCGCAGGGATAGTAAAGGAATATATTTTATTGTATTGCGCGATGGAACCGGTTGGTGCCAATGCGTGGTAAGCGCAGAAACGGTAAGTGCAGAGGTTTTTGAAAAATGTAAAAATATTACATTGGAAACAGCCATTGAAGTAACCGGAACTATACGCATGGACGAAAAACAAATGGGTGGTTTTGAAGTGCAGGTAAGCGACTTAAACATTATAGCTATAGCAGAAGAATATCCTATTTCGAAAAAAGAACATGGGGTTGATTTTTTAATGGATAAACGCCACTTGTGGCTACGTAGCCAACGCCAATGGGCTATTATGAAAATAAGAAATCAGTTGATTTATGCCATTCATAATTTTTTCCAAAAGCAAGGTTTTGTACAAATGGATGCACCTTTGTTTACAGGTAATGCTTCAGAAGGAACTTCTAATTTATTTGAAACCGATTTTTATGGCGACCCTGCCTATTTGAGCCAAAGCGGCCAGTTATATGGCGAGGCAATGGCTTTTGCCATGGGCAAAATTTATACGTTTGGCCCAACATTCAGAGCGGAAAAATCGAAAACACGCAGGCATTTATCTGAGTTTTGGATGATAGAACCGGAGATGGTTTTCTTTGATATTTTCCAGAACATGGATTTGATTGAAGACTTTTTACGCACCGTAGTAGGTGAGGTTTTAGCTAATTGTGAAAACGAGTTGGCTATTATTGGCCGCGATACCACCGTGTTAAAAAACATAACACAGGTATTTCCACGTTTAACATACGATGAAGCCGTAAGCATTATAAAAGGCGAAAAGGATGTAGATGGCATGAACTCTATTAAAACCCTAGAAGCTGACTTAGCTGCGGTAGAAGCAAAAATTGTAGAAGCCAACGCAGAGATTACAGAGCGCGAAGAAAAAATTAAAACACCCGGTATGAAAAAGGGTGAGATAGGTTTTAACCAAGCTAAAATTGATAAACTAAAACAAGAGTTAAAAGACTTAGAAGAAGAAGCACGCAATATTCCGGGCTGGTTAAATTCAGCACGTAACTTTGAGTATGGAAACGATTTTGGTGGTAGCGATGAAACAGTATTAACACGTTTGTTCAGTGTACCCGTAATGGTTTATAACTGGCCTCACGAGGTAAAAGCATTTTACTTAAAACGCGATCCTAACAACGCTAATTTTGCACGGGGGGTTGATGTTTTGGCTCCGGAAGGCTATGGCGAAATAGTTGGTGGTGGCGAACGTGAAACAGATGTTAATTTATTAACCGATAAAATAAACGAACACCAATTACCAATGGAAGTATTTGAATGGTATTTGGATTTACGCAGATACGGAAGTGTACCGCATGCAGGCTTTGGTTTAGGCTTGGAGCGTTTAGTAGCATGGGTATGTAAATTACCACATGTACGCGAAAGTATTCCGTTCCCTAGAATGTACGGACGTTTATTACCTTAA
- a CDS encoding LemA family protein — MKKGTIILLSVAAVFILLIFNACGSYNKMNERRAETESAWAKVQSAYQRRLDLIPNLVATVKGAANFEQKTLTDVIEARAKASSIQVDPDKLTPENIKKFQGAQGELSQALGRLMVVSEQYPQLRATQNFSELQSQIEGTENRIKVERDNFNDAVKNYNVYIRNFPQVLYSGALGFEKRGFFEADAAAEKAPEVKF; from the coding sequence ATGAAAAAAGGAACCATTATTTTATTAAGTGTAGCTGCAGTGTTTATTCTGCTTATTTTTAACGCTTGTGGAAGCTATAACAAAATGAACGAAAGACGCGCTGAAACAGAAAGTGCGTGGGCTAAAGTACAAAGTGCTTACCAACGTAGGTTAGATTTAATACCTAACTTAGTAGCTACCGTAAAAGGTGCCGCTAATTTTGAGCAAAAAACTTTAACCGATGTAATTGAAGCACGTGCAAAAGCAAGTTCAATCCAGGTTGACCCTGATAAATTAACGCCTGAAAACATTAAAAAATTCCAGGGAGCACAAGGCGAGTTAAGCCAGGCTTTAGGCCGTTTAATGGTGGTATCAGAACAATATCCGCAATTACGCGCTACGCAAAACTTTAGCGAGTTACAAAGCCAGATTGAAGGTACTGAAAACCGCATAAAAGTAGAGCGCGATAATTTTAACGATGCCGTTAAAAATTACAACGTGTATATCAGAAACTTTCCGCAAGTACTTTATAGTGGTGCGTTAGGATTTGAGAAACGTGGTTTCTTTGAAGCCGATGCTGCTGCTGAAAAAGCACCTGAAGTTAAATTTTAA
- a CDS encoding TPM domain-containing protein gives MSEQFFSKTEQDSIVSAIQKAELNTSGEIRVHLEPNCEIDAVERAKQVFEELNMHATELKNGVLFYLAYQDKKFAIIGDSGIHEKVSDAFWNEEKEILQTHFKNKQFTEGLCLGIAKAGEKLQQYFPYQSNDTNELSNDISFGGDNNEK, from the coding sequence ATGTCAGAACAATTTTTTAGTAAAACAGAACAGGATAGCATTGTTTCGGCCATTCAAAAGGCCGAGTTAAATACCTCAGGCGAAATACGGGTGCATTTGGAACCCAATTGTGAAATAGATGCAGTAGAAAGAGCCAAGCAGGTTTTTGAAGAGCTGAATATGCATGCAACAGAACTAAAAAATGGCGTATTGTTTTACTTAGCTTATCAGGATAAAAAATTTGCCATTATTGGCGATAGCGGTATTCACGAGAAAGTAAGCGATGCTTTTTGGAACGAAGAAAAAGAAATACTACAAACACATTTTAAAAATAAACAATTTACCGAAGGCCTTTGCTTAGGTATAGCAAAAGCCGGTGAAAAATTGCAACAATACTTTCCTTACCAAAGTAATGACACCAATGAGTTAAGCAACGACATTTCTTTTGGAGGAGACAACAATGAAAAATAA